The segment GCGCGGAGTCATGTCGCAAATGCGCCGATGAGTGCCGCAAAATGGCGTAACTTTGTTTGACGCAATAATCGGCCGGTTAAAAATTATCATTGCACGTGCGAACATCGGAACGCAGGTGGTTCAAATTCAGTCTGTCGCTGCGTCAGCTTTTCCCAGCAAGCGAACAACTTTTTTCATCAGCTTCTGCCGATCGATCGGCTTGGTGAGGTAAGCGTCGCAGCCCGACTGGATGCACTTGTTGCGATCGCCGCGCATCGCACTGGCGGTCAACGCAATAATTGGCGTCGTCAAACCTAGCTTTCTGATTAAGGCAGCGGTCTCGTAACCGCTAAGCCTTGGCATGTGCATGTCAAGCAAAATCAAGTCGTGCCTCGGTCGGCATCCGGGTTCACCGTTTCCCATGCCGGAGTCTGGTCTGCCGGAGTCTGGAGACTTACCGAACAGCGACGCCTGAATCGTTTCCATTGCATGCTGCCCGTCATCCGCAACCTCAACAATGGCACCGGCGTTCTCCAAAATCCGCTTTAGCAAAAGCTGGATTCCACGGGTGTCCTCAACGATCAAAATTCTTCGATTGTCGAGTCGAACGGGTAGTCTGTTCTTGAGGCGATCCGCAGATTGCTGCTGTGAGAGCGTTGCATTGGGATCGATCATCGTCTGGCCGGACAGGTCACCCGTCGGCAACCTGAGAGTGAACACGCTTCCTCCGCTGGGCTTACTGGTCGCCGACAGTTGCCCTCCTAGAAGCTCAGCAATCCTTCTGCTAATGAACAATCCCAAGCCCGAACCTCCCTGTCGCCTCGTTGGGGAATCGTCGACTTGAGTAAATTGCTCAAACAGACGTTTCACTTCAGAGGGCGCGAAACCGACTCCCGTGTCATCGACTTCCATCTTCAGCATCGGGTCGGAGCCACCTGGTTCGACCTCGCAACGAAGCTCGACCGATCCGACTTCGGTAAACTTGATCGCATTGCCCGTCAGATTGAAAAGGACTTGTCGAAACCGAAGCGGATCGGTCCGGATCGCCTCTGGAACCATCCCGCTGAACTTCAAACGGAACTTGATCCCCTTTTCCTCCGCGCGATAACGCATCGACGCCGCGACGTCCTCGATAATTTGCATTGGCGAAGCATCGCTGAAGTCGGCCTCCAATTTGCCGGCTTCGATCTTTGAAAGGTCCAGTACGTCGTTAACCAGCGTCGCGAGATGTCGACCGCTTTGGTGGATTAGCTGCAGCGTGTCACGTGTCGCCTGGTCGGACTCCTGCTCCAACAGCATTTCTGTCATGCCCACAATCGTCGTTAGAGGAGTCCTGATTTCATGGCTCATGTTGGCTACGAACGAACTCTTGGCAGCATTGGCCGCTTCGGCAACGTCTCGCGCCCGAGCCAGATTGGCTTCCACTTCCTGATGTTCGGTCATGTCGAAAAGAACACCGATGAAGTGAGTCAAAACTTCCTGATCATTGTGGACGGGAGTAATGACCAGTTCATTCCAGAACTGCTCGCCGTTCTTTCGATAGTTCAACACCGTCACATGGGTTGCTCTCCCTTGACGAATTCCTACACCAATTTCGCCGACGGTTTCCGGGTTCGTTTCCGGTCCCTGCAAGAAACGGCAGTTCTTGCCGACAGCGTCAGCTGAAGTGTACCCGGTCAGCTTTTCGAAGCCTGGATTCACGTAAATAATCGGGTTGTCCGGCTGCGTCGGATCCGTGATGACCATCGCAGTCAGCGACGACTCGAACGCATGTCTGAACACACGTTGGCGAGTCTCCAGTTCGACACGATCGGTGATGTTAATACCGGACGGAATCAGGTGAGTAACCTTGCCGGCATCGTTTCGCAGCGGCGTCAGCTGAAAATCAATGCAGATGAAATGGTCTTCTGCCAAACGAACGTCCACGTCGTACCGAACAAGATTGCCAGCCGCCGCGGTGCGTATGGAGTCCCAGAGCTTTTCCTGCACCTCTTCCGAATACGCCCACCAATAGGCGTCCGGAAACGGTGTCCCGATCACGTCTTCGGCTTTCAGATTTGCAGCGGAAAGCGCCGGTAAGTTCGCCTCGACCAACGTGCCGTCCGGCAACAGGACACCCGCGAACGCATACAGACCGTCGAGGGTGCGGCGAAGAAATATCTCGCGATCCTTGAGCTGGTCTTCGAACTGAAGCTGCTGCGTGATGTCGCGACCGACCATCGAATAATAGTTGACCGAACCGTCGCTGCCTTTATGGGCAATGATGACTGCCGAGAGCGGTGTCTGGTGACCGTGACGATCCACAGCGCTCAGGATTCCCCTCCATTCACCTTTCTCGATTGACTGCGGCAACGCCTCTTCGAAAATAACTTTCAAGTCCTCAGGCGAGTGCCAGTTCTTGATCGGATCACCAACAATGTCATAGTCCGGATCGATCCCGAGCATTCTGCGGCCGGCAGCATTAATCGAAAGCGTCGTTCCGTTTCCATCACAGACACCGACGAAATCAGAAGTCAGCTCAAGGATCGTCGCCAACTTCTTCTGCTCAAGTTCAGCTTTTCTCTGCTGCGAGTGATCGTGGCTGATGCTCGAAACCCCAACGACGACTCCGGACGCATCATGGACCGGTGAAACCGCGAGCGCGACGTGAATCGTGCTTCCGTCTTTGCAAATCCGATCGGTCTGATAACCCTTGATCGGGATTCCGGAAATCGCCTGTTTCAAAAGTTTGGGAACTTCTGGCTTGACCGAGTCCGGCATCAGCATCGCGACATGCTGGCCAGTCGCCTCTTCCGCGGTGTAGCCGTAAAGCTGAGCGGCGCCCTGATTCCAGCTCTGAATGTATCCATCAAGGTCCGTGCCGATCACGGCTTCATGCGTGGAATCGATAATGCTGCGATACCGCTCAAGCTTGGCATCCGTCTCCTTCACCGATTTGATGTCAACCATCGTCAGAACGACGCCTTCGCTGCCCGTTTTGGTCGCGTGCTGCATAATTTTGAGCAGCCAGTATCCGCCGTCGCGATCGGAAACTTCTCGCTCAACCCGGTCGCCAGTTTTCAATACTGTCGAAAAGCAATCGTCGACGTCGTCAATGAAGAACCGAGCGATGAACTGCTTGATCGGCCGTCCAAGATCACTGGCCGTCACACCAATCGTCTGACCAATTCGCGGTGTAAATCGGCGGATGTTGAGATTGCGATCGAGAAAGACGACGCCTACGTCCGTCAAAGCGAACAGACTGTTCATGTCGTCAGTAAGTTCAGTCAATTCAGCAATCTTACGCTCGTGCTCAAGGTTGACCTTGGCAAGTTCGTCGTTGAGGCGCTGGAGTTCCTCACGGCTGTTTGGCATAAAATGGTGTCCGAATGAGCCCAAATGTATCGGGTAACATTCTACCGGGAAATGCTCCGCGGGGAACAAAGCCGGTTGGCATTTTTGCAGCCATACCAGAAGAAGATGGGCCAAAGCAAGGAGAGTGTTCCGGCCGACGCTTGCGTGATCGTTCACCGAACGTCAGCACCGGACGCAAGCACGTCTCGGGCTGTCTTCGGCAAACCGCAATGGCTATTGAACTTCAATCGCGCCGCTGGAATCAACTTCGCCCTCAACCTCTGACGTTACATCATCATCGGTGTTGTAAGTCTGGTCGGGGCCGGCACTTCGCAGCAACGCAGGAGAGGCTTCCGCGTCGTAGCGAATTTCCTTGCCCCACGCATCGGTGTGCTTGAGCATCAACATGTTGCCATCGATTCCGGTTGGAAGGTATCCCGTCTCGCCACGGAACTCATCAAGCTCGCGTTCGGCGATCGCGATTGCGACTTGCGTTTCTTCTACCTGAGCCGCAACTTCACGCTGCAGCTTTCGCTCCATCCGCTTTTGGCGATGAGCATGTTCTTCGTTGACGGCGAACGTTACGATCGAACCGGCCAACAGGATTCCCATCAAGGAGAATACCGTTCCGGCGGTCGCAGCCTTTCGTGGCCCTTTCTTTTTTCGCATCCCGTTGAGGCTGACCAGCAGCGAAAGCGGCGATGCAAATCCGGCGGTCAAGAAGCTGCCAAGCGACATCAACAGGCCCCAGAAACCCCACCAGTTAAACTTTCTGCGCGGGCGTTGCGGGACGTCGAATCCGATGTAAACGGGTTGGGGGCGACGACGGTGCTCAAATGGGACGTGATATGGCATCTTCTGGTTTCTCCTTACTATTCAGACGACCTACGGAGTTATTCGCGGACCGAGCAGAAACCTTTGGAAGATTTTCAAAAAAAGCAAACGGCAGCTGAAACAACGCAAAATGCCGCGTTTCTAGCGAGCGACCTGCGTACTCAGGCCGGTGGCTGGGTAAATTCGACGAAGTGCCCATCCGGGTCCTGCACGAAGACCTGTCGAGCACCGTCGGGACGCGTTTTGGGGATAAAGTCGATCCCGCAAGACGTCAAACGCTCCTCCACAACATCGCAGTCGCTCACACGGACCGCGAAATGGGTGCCGCGATGATGAGAGTGAACCTCTTTGTCGCGGTTCCCAATCAAATGCAATTCGTGGCTGCCGATCGAGTACCACGCGCCGGGGAAATCAAAGTCCGGACGCGGAATTGCGGGCAGTTGCAAAACGTCGCCGTAGAACTTGTCGCTAACGGCAAGGTCCGAGACATGAAGGGCGACGTGGTCAAGTTGTAGAATGTTCATGAGCTATTTGTTACCGACCAAAGTGCCCATGTCAATCTCGTAGCCCTCGCGGTAGGGACGCTTCATCATCGAAGCCGCCAACTCGTCGCCGGTGATCGTTTCGGATGCCTGGTCCCAATGGATTTTGCGGCCCAAACGGCAACAGATGCCTGCCAGATGACAAACATTCAGCATTTTCATGTGCGAGTGCACGTCTGAGATCGGCAGCGTACGTTTCTCGATCGATTCAACCAGGTTTGCCCAGTGAGCGTCCCGGTTGTTCCCGTTTATTGTCATCCCGCGATAGATTTTAGCGATGGCATCTTCAGGCAGCGGTTTGTCCTTCAGGCCTTCGACAGGAGCTCCAACCAACTTGCCGCGGTTGACGAAAATACGCCCTTGATCGCCTTCGAAAAGGATCCCGTTGTCGCCGCCGTTTTGGATTTTCAAATTCACATCTCCATCGGCAAATGCCACAGACAGATCAAACTTCTGCGCGGTGTTGTAACGATCGTCCTGAAGCGGAATGCCGTCTTTGAACTCAACCGCGTGCTTCGAAGTTCCCTCAACGGAAACCGGATCGTTGTTTTGGCCAGCAGCCGCAATTCCCAACATGGCAATGTCGATGTGATGGGCGCCCCAATCAGTCAGCTTGCCGCCCGAATGCTCGTACCACCAGCGAAACTGCGTGTGTCCGTTGGTGTACTTGCGATCTGGTTTTTTCGGATCTACAGCGTAGCGAAACGGCATCTCTGGCGACGGACCCAGCCAACGGTCCCAGTCGAGTTCTTTCGGCACGTCCGCCAAAGGGATCTCGGGACTCCAGCCGCCGGATCCGATGTTCGTTGTGACAGTGTGTAGCTTTCCAAGCCGTCCGTCGGCGATGATGGCGAGAGCTTTGTTGAACAAGTCAAAGCTGCTGCGCTGTTGCGTGCCGACCTGGACGACCCGACCCGTTTCCTTTTGTACCTTGCGAATCAGCTTGCCCTCGTCGATCGTCAGCGTCAACGGTTTCTCGCAATAGGCATCTTTTCCGGCCAACATCGCTTCGATCAGAATTTTCGTGTGCCAATGATCGGGCGTAGAGATTTGCACCACATCGATGTCGTCGCGAGCAAGGACCTTTCGATAGTCGCGATATGTGTCGGCTTTGCCACCGGTCAGCATTTCGTTGCCGCGTTCAAGATGACGCGTGTCGACGTCGCAGATGGCAACCATGTCAACGAATTTTTGCGCCACCGGAGCGGTTCGGGTTCCGTTGCCGCCGGCTCCGATGAGGGCGTATTGCAGCCTTGAGTTCCTGTTCGCCAGTCGAGCAAACGGTTGGCTGATGGAGGATACAAAAGGCAGTGCCGAGACGGCCGCGGACTGCTGCAGAAATGTTCTTCTCGTGCCCATGATAATTTCCGTTCAATGGTAGGTCTGTTCGGTGAAGACTCCATTGTGATCGTGAGCGGGGTCGGCGCGAACCGTTTGGGCGATTGGGACGCGGAAAACCTGACAGCGCAAAAAAACAGCCCGAGCATGATGCCCGGGCTGTCAATTTCAGACCAGAATACTTCCTGGGTTGAAAACGTCTCGCGTTATTGGACATAACGCTTCCGCTTCAACTAGTTGCATCCGCAACCGCAAGAAGGAGCTGCTGGAGCTGCACATCCGCAAGCAGATGCTTTAGCTTTGCATCCGCAACCAGCGAACAGTCCGCGGATCTTGCCGATGAGGCCACGAAGGCGACCACCAAGACGTGAACCAACACCGTTGCCACAGCCTGCACCGTAACCGGCACCAGCCATTCCAGCACCGTAACCGGCACCGAATCCGCCATCAACAATCATTCCACCGTCAGCAGCGTAGCCACCGTCGATGATTGCTCCGCCCATTCCGGCAGCATCGTAAGATGCAGCTGGAGCAGCGTTAACAGTTACAGGAACTTGCTCTTCGATTGTGCGTGGAACGCAAACCGTTACTGTGTAAGGAACCTGCTTGGAAACAGTGCGTGGACGCTGAACAGTCTGCATGACTGTTTTTGGAACGCATACTGTGTAAGGAACCTGACGTGAGCGAGTTTCGCAAGTCATGCGAGTAACAGTTGTTGGAACCTGACGCTGACGAGTTTCGCAAACCATTGTAGTAACAGTTTGTGGAACTTGACGTGTGCGGCACTGGTTGACCATACGAGTCGTTGTGAAAGGAACCTTGCGGCACTTAGTCACGTTGACCATTTTGGTAACTTTTTGTGCAACCTTGCGGTTACGAGTTTGAGTGACCATGCGAGTTGAGCAAACAGGAACCTGCTTGGTCTTTGTTTCGCAGACCATCTTGGTTGTGCAGTAGTTCTCGACTCGAGACTTCTGCTCGCAAACCATTTTGGTAACGCAGTAGTTAACAACTTTGGTTACTGGCTCGCAGACGAAAGTAGTTTCGCAGTATGGAATCTGCTTCGAGCGAGTTTCGCAACGGTAAGAAGTTACGGTGTAAGGAACCTGCTTTGAGACAGTGTTACACTTGTAGCTGGTTACTGTGTAAGGAACTTGCTTGCAAGTCTTTTCGCAACGGTACTTGGTAACGCAAACTTGCTTTGTTTCGCAAGATGGAACCCAGACCTTTTTGCAAACCGTACGATCAGGAGTGCGGTAAGTGATTGTCTGTGGGCAAGAAACCGGAGCTGGCTCACATCCGCAATCAGCTACTGGAGCTGGTTCGCATCCGCAATCAGCGACTGGAGCTGGAGCACAGCCACAATCTGCAACGGGTGCAGCACAACCGCAATCGGCTGCTGCAGCACGTTTCTTCTTGCAACCGCAACCGCCAAGCAGTCCGCCACCGAGAAGTCCGCCGCCGTTTCCTCCACCGAGGATTCCGCCGCCACCAAGGAGGCCGCCACCAAGGATTCCGCCTGCAGCACCACCACCGATGTATCCGCCAGCAGCTCCGCCACCAACAGTACGAGTGTAAGTCTGTCCTGGGATAACCTCAGTAACAGTTTGGTAAGAACCACCGTTTACAGTAACGTTTTTCGTTTCTGTGTAAGGAACTCGCTTGGTCGAAGTGACCGTGCGGTACTTTGTTTCCGTTACAGGTGTGCGAACTGTTTCTGTAACAGTACGCATGCGAGTCTCAGTTACAGGAACTTTCACTGTGTAGTTTACAGTGCGAGTCTTGTTGACTGTGACAGGACGACGAACCATCGAAGTGATCGTCTTTTGACGAGTTTCACGAACAGGACGCTGA is part of the Mariniblastus fucicola genome and harbors:
- a CDS encoding PAS domain S-box protein, whose amino-acid sequence is MPNSREELQRLNDELAKVNLEHERKIAELTELTDDMNSLFALTDVGVVFLDRNLNIRRFTPRIGQTIGVTASDLGRPIKQFIARFFIDDVDDCFSTVLKTGDRVEREVSDRDGGYWLLKIMQHATKTGSEGVVLTMVDIKSVKETDAKLERYRSIIDSTHEAVIGTDLDGYIQSWNQGAAQLYGYTAEEATGQHVAMLMPDSVKPEVPKLLKQAISGIPIKGYQTDRICKDGSTIHVALAVSPVHDASGVVVGVSSISHDHSQQRKAELEQKKLATILELTSDFVGVCDGNGTTLSINAAGRRMLGIDPDYDIVGDPIKNWHSPEDLKVIFEEALPQSIEKGEWRGILSAVDRHGHQTPLSAVIIAHKGSDGSVNYYSMVGRDITQQLQFEDQLKDREIFLRRTLDGLYAFAGVLLPDGTLVEANLPALSAANLKAEDVIGTPFPDAYWWAYSEEVQEKLWDSIRTAAAGNLVRYDVDVRLAEDHFICIDFQLTPLRNDAGKVTHLIPSGINITDRVELETRQRVFRHAFESSLTAMVITDPTQPDNPIIYVNPGFEKLTGYTSADAVGKNCRFLQGPETNPETVGEIGVGIRQGRATHVTVLNYRKNGEQFWNELVITPVHNDQEVLTHFIGVLFDMTEHQEVEANLARARDVAEAANAAKSSFVANMSHEIRTPLTTIVGMTEMLLEQESDQATRDTLQLIHQSGRHLATLVNDVLDLSKIEAGKLEADFSDASPMQIIEDVAASMRYRAEEKGIKFRLKFSGMVPEAIRTDPLRFRQVLFNLTGNAIKFTEVGSVELRCEVEPGGSDPMLKMEVDDTGVGFAPSEVKRLFEQFTQVDDSPTRRQGGSGLGLFISRRIAELLGGQLSATSKPSGGSVFTLRLPTGDLSGQTMIDPNATLSQQQSADRLKNRLPVRLDNRRILIVEDTRGIQLLLKRILENAGAIVEVADDGQHAMETIQASLFGKSPDSGRPDSGMGNGEPGCRPRHDLILLDMHMPRLSGYETAALIRKLGLTTPIIALTASAMRGDRNKCIQSGCDAYLTKPIDRQKLMKKVVRLLGKADAATD
- a CDS encoding VOC family protein; its protein translation is MNILQLDHVALHVSDLAVSDKFYGDVLQLPAIPRPDFDFPGAWYSIGSHELHLIGNRDKEVHSHHRGTHFAVRVSDCDVVEERLTSCGIDFIPKTRPDGARQVFVQDPDGHFVEFTQPPA
- a CDS encoding Gfo/Idh/MocA family protein — protein: MGTRRTFLQQSAAVSALPFVSSISQPFARLANRNSRLQYALIGAGGNGTRTAPVAQKFVDMVAICDVDTRHLERGNEMLTGGKADTYRDYRKVLARDDIDVVQISTPDHWHTKILIEAMLAGKDAYCEKPLTLTIDEGKLIRKVQKETGRVVQVGTQQRSSFDLFNKALAIIADGRLGKLHTVTTNIGSGGWSPEIPLADVPKELDWDRWLGPSPEMPFRYAVDPKKPDRKYTNGHTQFRWWYEHSGGKLTDWGAHHIDIAMLGIAAAGQNNDPVSVEGTSKHAVEFKDGIPLQDDRYNTAQKFDLSVAFADGDVNLKIQNGGDNGILFEGDQGRIFVNRGKLVGAPVEGLKDKPLPEDAIAKIYRGMTINGNNRDAHWANLVESIEKRTLPISDVHSHMKMLNVCHLAGICCRLGRKIHWDQASETITGDELAASMMKRPYREGYEIDMGTLVGNK